The following is a genomic window from Halopelagius inordinatus.
GCGCGTGGACGGAGACCGCCGTGTACCCGTTCTGGGAGTCGACCGTCTGCCAGTAGCCGCTCGAGAGGTTCGTGAGCGACGTGAGGAGGTGGTTGCCGAACAGTCGCCACCTGCTCATGTCGCCGACGTTCTCTCGCCTGCTGATCCGGTCGCCCTTCGCGTAGTCGGCGCGTCCCTCGACGATGGGGTCCAAGAAGCGATGGAGTATCGACGGATCCATCTGCGCGTCGCCGTTCATCACCGCGACGACGTCCATCTCGTCTTCGATGGCCGCGCGGTAGCCGGTTTTGACGCCCGCGCCGACGCCGTGGTTCGTCTCGTGTCGGATCGGAACCACGCACTGTCCATCGTGGTGTCCGCCGTCGGTCGCCATCGCTTTCGCCCGGTCGTCGTTCAGTCGCCGCGCGGTGCGCCGAATTTCGTCCCACGTGCCGTCCGTCGAACCGTCGTCTACCGCGTAGACCCGGTCGACGAACGACGGGACGGTCTCGATCGTTCGCCCGACGAGTCCCTCCTCGTTGTGTGCTGGTACGACGACCGCGATGCGATTTCCGTTGTACATAGATGAGATGTCTCCGACGGCCACCCCCGGGGGTGCGACCACGCGACGCGAACGCGTCACCCGGCGACACGCACCGTCTTCGGTGAGTGGCCTACGTCCTCGAATCCAACGTATCTGTATGTAGACTTTGTTATAGACTGGTTTTTCGAGGTAGTCGCAAACTTCGGGAACGAGGCCTGCGAGCACCCGACGAGAGGCGTCGGCAGACGTCGGTCCCGCGTCCAGCAGTCCACCCTGTGAGACGGCCGATTCGAGGGCGCTCGCTCGCAATCGACCGCGGTCCGCCCCGTTATGAGTGTCGTAACCGCGGTTCGGGGCGAGAGACGTGAACATGCAATTTGCGCTTCACAGGTATTGATTCGTGAACATTCGGTGGCATTATATGTGCTCGAGGGGTGCACGTCACATGGACGCAAAGCCGAGCGACGACCGGTCGTCGGACTCTCCGGCGGACGGCCATCGCTCGTCTCCCACCGCGGACGGGGGGTCGGGGAACTCTCTACGCGAGGGAGAACCGATACTCGTGCCAGTAGTGAACGACGAGTCGACGGCGCAGGCGTTCACGTACGCCGTCGCACTCGCGGACGCGACC
Proteins encoded in this region:
- a CDS encoding glycosyltransferase family 2 protein; the protein is MYNGNRIAVVVPAHNEEGLVGRTIETVPSFVDRVYAVDDGSTDGTWDEIRRTARRLNDDRAKAMATDGGHHDGQCVVPIRHETNHGVGAGVKTGYRAAIEDEMDVVAVMNGDAQMDPSILHRFLDPIVEGRADYAKGDRISRRENVGDMSRWRLFGNHLLTSLTNLSSGYWQTVDSQNGYTAVSVHALREIALDELYDGYGFLNDLLTTLNVNDFRVVNVPHRAVYGEEQSGIVYREFVPRLSGLLLRNFLRRLAVRSSDARYVPAVVAYCLGTVAMLFGAGSALRNAARGDSSGVLGSAASGVAGAVLFVLGCRLDARAADRLETEYRGEFDETSADFDDE